The following coding sequences lie in one Changpingibacter yushuensis genomic window:
- a CDS encoding SIR2 family protein codes for MSNPLSPLAMLATSMQAQPGVYALLLGSGVSTGAGVPTGWGVVTELVRRVAAVEDPASIEDAASDPEKWWHDHHGEPLGYSSLLEALAPTPATRQGLLADFFEPSDDEREQGIKTPSRGHLAIAELVKRGSVKVIVTTNFDRLMEQALDAVGIAPQVIARPEAVNGMKPLAHAPATVIKVHGDYLDLGSRNTPAELDQYPDEWVTLLARVFDEYGLIVSGWSAEWDTALVRLIESTPNRRYPLYWDARSRKGVNAQKLFATRSGHVIPTAGADEMFSDLSSALEVLDRLAEPPLTTAMAVARLKRYLPDPVHRIDLHDLVMGATDKVIEGVKNQPLSIDGLDAAALQDVLEAHREQSRQLCALLVTGAWHDPDGAHDRLWMDVLERLLDTSTTRLLGVPVQQLL; via the coding sequence ATGAGCAACCCCTTGTCACCGCTGGCGATGCTCGCGACGTCGATGCAAGCACAGCCCGGCGTCTACGCCTTGCTCTTGGGCTCCGGCGTGTCCACCGGCGCTGGTGTGCCTACTGGATGGGGTGTCGTCACCGAACTGGTGCGTCGGGTCGCAGCCGTCGAGGACCCCGCATCGATTGAGGATGCCGCCAGTGACCCCGAAAAGTGGTGGCACGACCACCACGGAGAACCCCTTGGGTACTCGTCGCTTCTTGAAGCGCTTGCACCCACCCCGGCGACCAGGCAGGGCTTGTTGGCGGACTTCTTCGAGCCGTCCGATGACGAACGAGAACAAGGAATCAAGACGCCGAGCAGGGGGCACCTCGCGATCGCCGAGCTAGTCAAGCGGGGATCAGTGAAGGTCATTGTGACAACGAACTTCGACCGGCTCATGGAGCAGGCGCTTGATGCGGTCGGGATAGCACCACAGGTGATCGCGCGGCCGGAGGCAGTCAACGGCATGAAGCCGCTCGCCCACGCGCCGGCCACAGTGATCAAGGTCCACGGGGATTATCTCGATCTCGGTTCCCGAAACACTCCGGCCGAGCTCGACCAGTACCCGGACGAATGGGTAACGCTGCTCGCTCGCGTCTTCGACGAGTACGGCCTCATTGTCTCGGGATGGTCAGCCGAGTGGGACACCGCATTGGTTCGGCTCATCGAGTCCACTCCCAACCGTCGTTATCCGTTGTACTGGGATGCGCGAAGCCGGAAGGGCGTCAACGCTCAGAAGCTCTTTGCCACGCGCTCGGGCCACGTGATCCCGACCGCGGGAGCTGACGAGATGTTCAGCGACCTTTCCTCCGCACTGGAGGTGCTCGACCGTCTCGCCGAGCCGCCGCTCACGACCGCGATGGCGGTGGCACGCTTGAAGCGCTACTTGCCCGATCCTGTGCACCGCATCGACCTGCACGACCTGGTGATGGGAGCAACCGACAAAGTCATCGAAGGCGTGAAGAACCAGCCGCTCTCCATCGACGGGCTCGACGCAGCAGCTCTCCAAGACGTGCTGGAAGCACATCGGGAACAATCTCGACAGTTGTGCGCACTACTTGTGACCGGTGCGTGGCACGACCCCGACGGAGCCCATGACCGGCTCTGGATGGACGTCCTGGAACGCCTGCTCGATACCAGCACAACGCGGCTCCTGGGTGTCCCCGTTCAGCAACTGCTCTAA